The following are from one region of the Klebsiella aerogenes genome:
- a CDS encoding AraC family transcriptional regulator yields MDSLSHLLTLLAPRCEVNLHCRFGGRWQAGHDQMRAGVVPWHFVLRGEGRLTVGNQTRHMRAGDVILLPHGSPHLMESLVEWGQVLPIAHRFNGTLTEVRTAEENDALEMLCGEFYFGPHVSWLFAEESELIHLHTGEREDCPELDILLNVLVRESLAEHPGGSAIVRSLGDTLLVLLLRTLLGTQEPPGGLLRLMSDTRLMPAVFAVLAAPEQPWTIESMAARAFLSRATFARHFARVYHLTPQTWLSQLRMALAARLLHLDRQARLDIIAERCGFQSLASFAKTFKKQYGVTPGEWRRQ; encoded by the coding sequence GGCAGGCCGGACACGATCAGATGCGAGCGGGCGTGGTGCCGTGGCACTTTGTCTTGCGCGGCGAGGGACGGCTGACCGTTGGCAATCAGACCCGCCATATGCGCGCTGGCGACGTTATTCTGTTGCCGCATGGCTCGCCGCATCTGATGGAGAGCCTGGTGGAATGGGGACAGGTGCTGCCCATCGCCCACCGCTTTAACGGCACGCTAACCGAAGTGCGCACCGCCGAAGAGAACGACGCGCTGGAGATGCTGTGCGGCGAATTTTACTTTGGTCCCCACGTCAGCTGGCTGTTTGCTGAAGAGTCGGAACTGATTCATCTACATACCGGTGAACGCGAGGACTGCCCGGAGCTGGACATTCTGCTTAACGTGCTGGTGCGCGAAAGTCTGGCGGAGCATCCTGGCGGCAGCGCCATCGTGCGCAGCCTTGGTGATACGCTGCTAGTGCTGCTGTTGCGCACGTTGCTCGGCACGCAGGAACCGCCGGGCGGCTTGCTGCGACTGATGAGCGATACGCGACTGATGCCTGCGGTATTCGCCGTGCTGGCCGCGCCAGAGCAGCCGTGGACCATCGAGAGCATGGCGGCGCGGGCATTTTTATCGCGCGCCACTTTCGCCCGCCATTTTGCCCGCGTCTATCATTTAACGCCGCAGACGTGGCTGTCGCAGCTGCGGATGGCGCTGGCCGCCCGCCTGCTGCATCTCGACCGCCAGGCGCGGCTCGACATCATTGCCGAACGCTGCGGTTTTCAGTCACTGGCTTCGTTTGCAAAAACCTTTAAAAAACAGTACGGCGTGACGCCAGGCGAGTGGCGGCGGCAGTAA